GGAGGTCTCCAGCCGCTGCTTAATGAGCCAGTAATTAACCAGCCAGGGAGGGAAGCTGGCCTCTGGCCAGACTGGGGAGAGTGGTGGCCTCCGGCCTCACCCTCCTACCCTCCACCCCGCCACCCGAGACACCAGTCTTCAGTCCAGAGGGGAATTACATTTATTCATATAACCAAACATCAGACAGCTCAGAACAGCagtgggaagggagggtgggcagggctaAATGTCCATTCACAGCCTGTAGGCCCCTCAGTCCAGGGGCTGGGTGTGCCGGTGATGGAGGTGGGAGAACAGTCTTTATGTCTTTGCTgtgccctctcttcctttcttcttactGAGAAGGAGGGTGGAACTGCCTCTCAGGTGAAAACCTTGGGAGATTTGCCTTTCCTCTGGGAAATGAGCCCCTCAGATCCTGCCTGGTGGCTTGACTACTGGGGGTGTCCCCACAGTTCAGGACCAAGACTCCCAGCCACTCCCTGAGATCAGAGGAGAGGGTGAGGTGTCCCACTGTGGCTGGGATCCTCTCATGGCCTCAAGCTCCTACATACTTGGTCATGGAGGGAGTTGAATGTCCATCCTACCTTGACTATTCCCAGGGTTTGAGGACTTTCACCCGCTCCAGTTCCCAGGAAAGGTGGATGAATATTGAGATTTCTGCTGGGTCTTCCAGTCTCTGGTGCCCCTGCCTGGCAGGGTTGAGGGCATGCAGTGGGCTGCCCAGCTTTTGAGCCCCAGGAGTGCAGAGGGGCTGGTGGGGCTCAAGTCTcagcaggtgtgtgtggggggctggGACCTTTGCTCCTCCATTCGACCCCCACCCTGAACTCTCAGCAGCAACTCCAGGAGCTCCTGTCCCCCTGGGGGTAAGGGAGGCTCTGACCGCTGGGCTTCCATCCGCTGGCTCtggaggagtggagggagggaaagttGTTGGTGAGGTTCTAAGAGGAGCAGGGCTTGAAAGGAGCCAGGGCTGGTGTGAGGGGCATATAGGACACCTGTGATGGGGGTAGGGGGAGTAGGACCTGGCGGGGCAGTGGGGCAGAtgcctggggagaaggaggggtagGAACCCCAAAGAGAACAGGGGCCAAGAGACCAAGAAGGTCTCTCCTGGCGGGGAGGGGATGGGTGTCTCACCTGGTGACTGAGGATGGTGCTGTAGAGCTGTTCTCTGTCCTCAAGAGGCCGGGGCGGGGCTCGGCCTAGGCTTGGACGGTTCTGGGGGGGATGGAAGGTGGCCCTCTGCTCTTCTAGGCGGCGGGACTGGGCCTCAGCCACCAGGTCCAGAAGGAGCTCAGTCTGCAGGGAGAGCAGGGAGGCCGAGCggggccccagggctggggagaggagggggagggctcAGAGACCCAGAGAATTTGGCAGACAGCagtggtgggtgtgtgtgtatgggggcgTCAGAGCTAAGGGGGTGTGATGGGGAGTccggaggaggtggggagagagcccATGATGGATTGAGCCTTGGTCATGGGATCAGGAAGGATGTGGGCACCAGGGTCAGGGAGCTCCTTGGGTGGGTGGGGGTACCTGTGTGGCGGgaccctggaggaggaggggacggAGGAGCAGATCGCCAAGGCCGATTGCTGGTGTTCACAGGGGGCCAGCCATGCTCATCCTGATGGGGGCCCTGATGCTGAGAGACATCCGTTCCAGtcaagtgggggtggggtgggcagagggctaGGCCAGCAGCCCATTTCCTCTCTCTGCGTCTCTGTTCTGCCTCTGTGCCCAAGCCTGTCCAAGTCCCTTGAGTCCACCATTACTCAGTCTCTGACTCAGGTCCtctcacctccctctctcccaatGCCAGCCTCCCCAACCCGGTGCCGAGCTCACCTGCTCAccatcctcttcttcctggggTCTCTCAGCCTCCATCCCCTGGAGGGGAGAAACGGATGGGGGAGGGGTAGCTGGGATTTGGGAGGAGGGCCGGAACCCTGAGTTCCTGAGGGGAGTAGGGGCTGAAAGGGGTGGGGGTGAGCCGGGGGCTGGATGCCTGGGTACTGAGCAGGAAGCTGGGTTCCTGgtcagccccccccccccccgggcccCGCCCATCCCTGTCAACTTCCTCCAGTTCTCTTTTCCCACCCAACGGCTTGCTTGACCTCTCTCGCCCCAGGGGAGCACAGAGACTGGAAGAACTCCTCCAGCTGCAGTAGGGTTGGGGGTTCAGAGGGGGAAGGACTTTTGGCTTTCTCATCTCCAGAGCCTCAGGAGCCCCCTAACCCCCTGCTCTGttccctccacccacctcctctcctgCAGTTCTGTCAACACAGGAACTAGCTACAGAGGAAGTGGTTTCACTCCTCAGaatcccccccacacccccactccTTACCCCAGGTACCTTCCCTAAGAAGGACCTGCCCCCTGCTTCCCAGCTTCCCTCAGACTTATTGGGTTGGGGCGGGGCATGTTTCCAGTGGGAAGCAGAGGCCTCAGATCCAAGGATGTCAGGCCCTCAAACATACCTATACCCCTAGCACTGTGTCtaacaaatatgtgttgaatagTTATCATTGCCCTATATGTGCTTAGAGTCTATTTAGGGCACAAAATATGCACCAAATGTAAGAGATGCAGGGGAAGCTTTCCTCTCGTCATGAAGTGGAAAAGGGAGAGGACCACAACCTGGCTTGGTCTTTGATCAATGCTGGTCAGGCTAGCTGGCACCAAGGTGGGAACAGGACAGAGACATTTGGGACCTCTAAATGGCAGCCTGTCATGTTAGCTGAGTGACTTTGAGCATGAAATATGATGAAGAGGTCAGGTTCTGCCACTTAATGCTTTGCAATCTTGGGCAAATacaatctctgtgcctcagtttctgaaAGAGTAAaatggaggtttttttttaatagcgtTGATATGAGGATCAAATGTGATAAAGCATTTGGCACATAGTGAATGCTcataaatggtagttattattagtTTTCAATATGCTTCATGTCTCCGTGTCTCAGGTCTATTGCCATGAAAGAGGTATAACCATATTGCTGAATGGTGGCTAAAGTTTGAGatgctctctccatctccctctacATGAGGCCTCAGGAATCTCCCCAGTGGCTATAAAAAATGCCCTTGGAAGAGGGACAAAGGGTATGCATGGTTTAGTGTGTGTGGTTTCTCATTGGGCTACTAGAGACGCTTGCCTTTAGATGATACCCTAAGTTAACACAGGACCCCAAATCTACTTATTCCTGCTCTTAAAACTATACTGAAAGCTTCCATCCAAATGTTGAACCTAGGGCACAAAATTCTGAAAACACTCTGCAGTCAACCTCGTGTTTTTTCCATTCCCCAACCCCTCCAAAAGATGGTAACACTTCAAATCAGCTTTATTATGGGGTGACAGACTTGGGGTTCTTAGATATAGTGGTGGCTAGAAGAGTGGCACTTCATCCCTGCAGTGGtttgtttgggggtggggtgaggtggggaggatgCAAGGAGTCATCAGCTGGAGTGACCCTTGGCCCTGCCTTCTGTGCCTACACAGTGCCTGgcgcacagcaggtgctcaataaatatctgtcagCCGTTTGTGGGTAGTGGGGGTTACAGGCGATAGAGGCTCCCTTTGGGAACAATGTACAGGAAAGAACATCTTACATTCTATCTGTCTGCAGTTCTTGGTTCAGGGGTACTTCTCCCATTCCACTCCATCCTCCTGTAACACCTCATCCTTATTTTCTGTGAGAGAGGCTGGGCCTGCTTCATCCCAGCACCCCGAACTCTCTTTCCAGGGCTGCAGTTTCTCCACGTGGAAGACGATGTGGCATACACCATTTTGGGAGAGACACTACACTCATGACCCCTCACTTTTGAGGCTCAAGGATTTTAAAATCTGGAGGCCTTCCATACTGCTTGTCATTTAATGAGTACTCACTTTTAGAATCCCTCCCTGACATGCAGCCTTTTATTTCTGACCCTCGCCTCCCGCATTTAAGGGTATTACTTGGTGGGCTGGGGGACCCCATGCAACTTGAGGGGATCCCCGCTCAGGGGACGGAGTAAGGCAAGGAGGCGGGATTGGAGTGTTGGAGGCGGGACCGCAGGCTCCTAGAGCCACCCAATCGCAGGGCCAGTCAACAGCTGAGgccacacccccgcccccggccgcgACCCCGGATCTTCCTCGCACTATTGCAGGGTTGGACGGAGGTCCGCGCATGCCTGCAGAAAACCTACGGCCTCGGAGGGGCGGGCCTTCTCCTGCTCCTTTCGATAGGCTTCGGCAGTGCGAATAGGCCCCGCCCCCATGGGCGGCCAAGTCTACGGACAAAGTCCGGGCTTGAGGATAGGCTCCGGCTGACAGCGTCCGGCAGCGCGGCTGAGCCCCGCCCCCACGCGGGGGCACGCTTCCTGATGCGGTCCGCGCGCGCTGCAAGGCGCCGGCGCCGCGGCCCGGCGTGGCTTTGTGACGAGCCTCCGGTGGTCCCGCCCCTTCCAGCAGCGTCAGCAGATCCCAGTGGTTGCGCTGGCGGGCGATGTCCCCGGGAGCTAGCCCGGCTTGGTCCCGCAGCCCTCGGGCGGCTCCCAGCCCCAGCAGCAGCTGGGCTACCTCCATGGCTCCTTCTCGGGCCGCCAGGAACAGCGGCGTCTGCTCCTGCCCGGGAGGAAACAGCCAGGGGGGGCGGTCAGGGAAGGCCACGCCCACAGGACTGGCCCTCCTACTTGACCGGTGGTCCCTCCCCCTTCAGGTTTTTCGGAGTTCCGGCGCTTTGCACCTCTACCGCGTCAGCTTAATTGTGGGGGGCGCCCGCTACCCGGTCTAACCCTGCCGTCCAGTGCGTCTTTATCGGCTCCAGCCTGGAGAAGGGAGCGGGCGGCCCGGGCGTTGTTCACGGCGGCGGCCCAGTGCAGCGCGGTTTTTCCTAGGGCACCACGTGAGAGGTTGTTACCCGGAGGCTGGGGGCCCGACGCCTGGGTTCCTGTTTCCCACGGATTCTGGACTTGGGGAAAGGGCTATTCAGCCCGCCGGGTCCCTCCAAGGCGGAAGCGTTGCCCGGGTGACCGCCGGCTTGCAGGAAGCGTTGCTCCAGTGACGTCACCGGCGCGCGGGAGGGACAATGGGGCATTGTTCTGGGGTCGATGGGACCGGCAGATCACGTACCTCCCACGAGACCCCCttccttctcacactcttccccCATCCTAGTTCCCAGTGGACTagggtagtgtgtgtgtgtgtgtgtgtgtgtgtgtgtgtttgaggatGATGAGGGAAGACTCACGTGCTGCCTACTGCCACCACACTGCAGATTTACCACCTTGACAGCAGGGTGGGAGGGAATGACCCAGCTTCCAGTTGGTCCCTCTGCTGACCCCCCTTTTCTGCATCTTATCTCACACCCCATTTGCTCAACTTCTTGATAGCACAACATCAACTTCCCCAGATCCATACCCCATTTGTCTCTGGCCCCCACATCTGCTTGGGCTGCAATCAGTTCTTCAACCAGGTCCTCAACAGCTAGCCTGGCGGCCAGCATCAGGGCTGTGGTCCCATCCTCTGTCCGCGCATCTACTGCAGTCTGTCTGCTGCGGAGTAAgagctggggcggggtggggggcggcagaGAGGGCCAGTGACCTCTGGTATATCTAGACTGCTAGCTAAGGTCCCTCACACTGTTAACCACCTCCCAATCCACATTCATCCAtctgttcttgtttctctttcagtCCCCAGTCTCACATCACCTTCCTCTCTGCCAAACCCAGAGGATGCTATTGCCCAGCCTTACTTGCAAGTTTGCCCCGTTTCCTTTAGCAACCCCAGTGGGCACTGACCTGGCAAACCTCCCGAGCATCAGCAGCCACAGCGGTGTGAAGGGGGGTGCGCCCTGCCCGGTCTGGCTGGTTGGGGTCGGCTCCTGCCTCAAGGAGGCGGCGGGCAGCGGTTGGCCGGGAGAATCGAGCAGCCAGGTGCAGGGGGGTCTCCCCAGTGCCCACGGTGTGAACCTGGGGACAGGCCCCTCCACCCAGCAGAGGTTCCCAGGGCTCAGGGCTTCCCAACCATGTCTCCTGATAGGTCCTGGACTCCACTCCCCCACAGCAGACTGCTGACATCAGGGGTGTCACCCCATCTGTGGGTGAGAGACATGAAGAATGGGAGAcaactggggaagggggagaacaTGGAGGCTCAGGGAGAATCACAGCTTGAGGTGTCAGGAAGCCCAGCTTGGGTTCTTGATTTTCTGTGGCTTTAGTCAAGTgactttctactttatttttctctgggctttggtttcctcatctgtaaaaggaagcaTCAGGCCTTAATACTCTAACATTctagggcagtgattctcaaacttgagtcCTGGATCAGACTCACCTGcggagcttgttaaaacacagattccccaatattttgaatttctgaatCAGTAGCTCTGGAGTGGAACCtgagaatttatatttctaacaatTTCCCTGGTGATGCTGATTTTTCTGTCCTGGGACCACTCTTTGAGAATGGCTGTTTGAAGCACTCACTCTAGTATTACTTTCTCCAGTTCTGATATCAAAGGACTTTCTGATTCTAAAAGGGTCAAAgggagttttcattttcttagtctGGGTTGGCTCACATACCAGGTCCACGGGTGTCCACATCAGGGACATCCATCTCAGAGTCCTGGGGAGGAGTCAGCATGGCTGCCTGGGGGAGCTCCTGACAGTCACTACTCAGAGGCCAGAGCTGGCACTTGGAGGGTGAGGCCATTTCTTCAACCTTGAGGATCAGAACAAGGATCAGTGAAGGAAGGTTGACTTGTCCCTTCAAGCCCTCCATCACTTTAGGACCATTCCTGCCCCAGTGCTTTCACCTGGTCCGCCTCTTCTCCTTCCTTGGGGCCTGAGCACATCACAACTCCATCCTCATCAACTTCTGCCTCTGGTTTCAGTGCCctggaagggggtgggtgggtagaggACCTTCAGGGTCCCTAAGATTTCCAGCAGgcttcccacccctctccccttcccgTGTCTTCAACTTCTGCATAGCATCTCTTATCGCTTCTGATCATAAATATATCTCCACAGGAACGAGtcccctccctgagccccagttCTTTCTCACTCTCACTTGAGGCCGATGCTGTCCTCGCCCAGGGGGGGCCGGCGTCGGCGGGGAACTGGCTGAGTCTGAGACCTTCGAGTGAACCCAGGGGGCAGCCAGAGGGCCCCATGCTCTCGGCGCTTCCGGCGGATGAGCTGGAGGACGAGAAGAGCCCCGAGGGCCAGGAGAAGCACCCCGGCCACCGGCGAGCACAGTACAGGCCAGGGAAGCTGGTTGGCGGGGGGCTCTGGTGGAAGAGACACAGTCAGAAGAAGAGGCCATTCCTGGTGAGGCTGGGTACTCTGGTGAGACCTTTGGGTAAGTGCAGTAACctctttttgcctcagtttcctcaactgtaaaatgggaataataatagtacttgccTCATAGGGGtcattgggaggattaaataagttaatactgtaaaatgcttagagcgaggcctggcacatagtaagtggtaTATAAGAGCTATTATTCTTTCATGTGCTGTGAATTGTTTGATACGGGGATGGTTGGATACTCTCGGCTTAGTAGAATAGACCAGAACCCAAGGTTTGTGGGCGGTCTGTGATAGAGGTTAGAATAAAGTACTGAGGGAAGTAAAGGAGATTGCAGAGCAAATGGGCCATGAGGAGATCTAGCTGGAGAAGAAGGTTAACAAAGGTAAGTCTCCACAAAGAACATTTGGGGTTCCAGTGCTTCTGTTTCATTTGACTTCATTGCTGGTTGCTGGCCTGAAAGCTGGCCTGGGAGCAAACTCAGGGGAAGTGATGGGGCCACCTACCGGTGCCTGCACGAGGGTGGGCAGCCAGCAGGGGTCCTGGCAGTAGGGGCTCCAGGGCCCCCACTGCGGCCATCGCAGCAAGGAAGCGGAGCAGGAGCCCAGGGTCCCAGGGACAGCGGGATGCAGGATGGTCGGGGCCACAGCGGGACAAGTCCACATCCATCACCACCACAAACCTGCGGGGAAGACACCTCAGAGACCTTTCGGTTGGTCCCTGGTTCCCTTCTCTCTGCTGGTTAAAAAACTAATGtctgccccctctcccccgccTCCCAGCCTTCTTACCCAGTGCTGAGGGAGTCCGTCTCCTTGCCTGTAGGCTGTGTTTGAGGGGCTGCTCTCTCATGGTGAGAGGGGTCTAGGGTTCCTCCTAGCTCCTCTTCGGCCTGGGCTCCAGGATAGGGGTACACCATGTTCCTGCCATCACTATCCTTCCTTACCCAAAGCCCTACCCTCAGAGTCAGGGACAGCACCCGGGCCAGGGCAAGCAGCTGCTGGTCCAGGGTTGAGGGGCTCAGCACCACCAGCAGGGCCAGGGAGGGCCCCCACTCCGAATCCCCATCTTCGGGCCTGCAGTCGCCCCCATCCCAGCCACATTCTGCAGTGTTGCAGCCCTTCTCACAGTGTCCATTGTGGAAGTGATCACGGCAGTACTGGTCATAGGCTGGACTGTGGGTTGAGGAGACGGGGACTCAGGACCCCAAAAGAAACCTGACTTCCTCATCCCAGAGAGGATCCCTGATATTCCACAGCCTCTAGGGCTCTGGTTGCTAAGTGGGGGCAGCTCTGGAGTAATGGGCTTAGACCCTGGGTGGTAGGTAGTCCAGACACCCTAATGTCTACTGACACCTTTGTTTCCTAACACTGTCCCCACTCTCTACCCTCCCAAACTCCTGTCTCCCTGAAGGGAAGCCCTTTTCCCTCAGGGATGCTGGTTGCTAGGGGAGATACTCCATGGCAACAGGGCTTAGAGAGAGAAGCTTGAGGCCAGAGATCCCACAGCTCTCAGAGGGTAGCTCTGAAAGAGGCAGTGCCCTCTTTCTTGGTCCCCACATTAAATATTCATGCTGCCCCATTCCTCTGGGTTGGAGTCTAGCGTCTTATACCCCTAATTAGCAATGGTTATTAGGGTGGAAATTCCCTGAAGCTTGAGGCTGTGGTCATGCTGTAACTCGAGAGACATCTATGTCCTTCCTTCTGCCCTCACCCTGCCCCCGCCCAGCCCATCAGGGTTTCAGACTCACGTGCAGGCTGGAGGAGTCTCACAGTCATAGCCATCAAACAAACACTCTTCAGAGTCACATTGCGGATGGCACTGCCCATCCCGGAAGAGAAGCCAGCACCGAGAATGGGAGGGGCAGCCCTTCCACGGGTCTGGGACCCCCAGGGAGCAGTCCCCACCATCCCAATTTCCTCCTGGACCGCTGCAGCCAGCGTCGCAGGCCCCATCTCCACTTCTGCCCTCACATCCCTTTGCTCCAGGCCTCTGACACTGGGGCCCTGGAGAGCTGGGAGGGCAGGAGCATCGAAAGCCTGggccccccagcccaggggtctcTGAGCAGCTGCCATTGTGTAGGCATGGAGAAGGAGGGCCACAGCCTGGAGGAGCGGGTGGGGTTAGGCAGTCAGGGCCCCCATAGCCATTGAGGCAGGCACAGCGGGGTGGGAATCCAGGCTTGGGGGAGGGCAGACACAGGCCACCGTGGTGGCAGTGATGGAGACCGCAGGAGGGGGCTCTGTGGCTGCAGGTGGGGCCTTCAAAACCCTgcggagaggaggagagagattggGGGAAGGACCTTGTATtattctccctgcctccccttaAGCTAACCCCTGCATTAAGATAACTCAGAGGGTCCTAGATTCTCATATCTGGAAGGGGCCTCAGAGAATATCAAATTCATCATTTTACAGTAGTTGAAATCatgtctccctttttttttttttcacacaatgACATATTGCATAGTGGGGAGAATGGATGAACCACAGCTGTTCGCAAGAATGTGggtgaaagaatgaatatatgtacatgtataactgaatcactttgctgtacacctgaagctaacacaacgttgtaaatcagctatatgccaatttaaaaaaaaaaaacaaaaaaacatgggtGAACTGTCATCATGATGTGAGTCCTGGAAGACGAAACTGTTAATAGAGTAATAGTAATTGAACTAATACTACATTATCTTGATCCTTGGAGATAGGATTATGTACTTCTCTTCCTCTGGAAGGGGAACAGCATACAGGAGGACATAAGTACATGAAAGTTATTATTAATGTTGTAATTCTTGTTTTAGGTTCATGGGTGTTATCTTGTAAGGATAATTAAAAGAAGGCAGTACATAAACTAATGTTAGTTTGTATGTTCGTGTATCATGAACCAAGGCTTAAGATTAACCCACTTTCATGCATCTGAGGTctataaacaaatacacacatgGAGTTAAAAGAACTTATCCAAGCTCACCCAGCTGGCCTTGGGGACCTTCCCAAATCCCATGATTTCTGAAAGTTCCATTCATGCTACCACCTGATCCTGCCTTTCCCCACGACTGCTGCTGAGAACCACGTACCACTGTGGACCTGAGATGGCTTTCTCCAATAATTCCCACTCCAGTGCTCCCCCAGGTTCCTGGCTCAGGCATTCTCACCTTGCGTCAGCGTTGGGGGCAACAGAGAAAGCAGCTTTGTGGTCACTCACCTGGGGGCAGTGGCAGGTGAATCCTGGGGGTGGTCCTGCTGTGGCCTCACAAGACCCTCCATGGGAGCAGGGCTGGCTCTGGCAGGGGTCTAGCTCCACTTCACACCGCTGGCctgtggcaggggtggggttaaACATAACACTCTGTTTCAGTCGCTGCCTCCTTCCGAGCTCATTCCTGGGAGACGGCCCAGCACTAGCCGCACAGGCAAAGGGGTGGTGGGCATGTTCTCTGGCGTGGGGCGTAGAGGCAGGGGGATGGACCAGATGACTAGGCTGCCCCACGGGCGGGGATTGTCTGGGTTTCCATGGTCAATTCAGCTGTGCCCAGAAATGCCCATACCCCCTCTCTCAGACCTTACCTGTGTGTCCAGGCAGACACTGGCAGTAGAAGGCATTGGCCAGAGAGTGGCAGGCTGCAGTGCCTGTGGGGTGACAGGGCTGGTCCAGACACTCATCCACGTCCCCCTCACAGCGCAGCCCCACAAAGCCTGGAGGGCAGGCACAGTGGAAGCCTCCAGGTTTGGGGGTGCACGTTCCATGGTTGTGACAGGGCTGGGATTGACAAGCGTCAGGTTCCTTTGAGCAGTTCTGTCCACTGTAGCCTGGTGTACACTTGTAGGCAAAGAGGGTCAGACAGGGAACCAATAAATGAGCCCATCCTGGCACTCTAGGGGACCCAGCTCCAGATAGTCTGCAAACACCCCACCTTCCAACTCAAAGCATCACTCAACTCACCATCCATCACAGCCACGTGTAGCTTAACCCTTTTATCTCAACTCCACATGATACACAATTATTTGATAATACACAACTCAACCACTTCCCAGTCCCAAACAATCTCTTTGATTCATTGCCACTAGATATAGCTCCGTTTTTGAAAAAACCTTCTTCCCCCAACCACACATCCACTGGGTTCTGTCACGCTTAATTAAtttataagcatttattgaatgcctgctttgtgccaggcactttttcAGGCTCTAGGaatacagagaaaattaaaactcaTCCCTGCTTCCATGAAATTCTCAGTCAACCAGAGGAGAGACAGCTGGCATTGATTGCATGATTATATACATAACGTCATAAAACCCTCCTAACAACCCTCTATGTGGATCATCTCATTTGAGTCTCACTTTGCAAAAAAGGAAACTGATTCCTTGAAAGATGAGTGACTTGCACgagccacacagctggtaggtggcagagctgggattcaatgCAAGTCTATGACTCCATAACTGATGACCTTAaccattttctgattatttcataTCATTTTGCTAGTGAGAGAAGAGTCATTGATGAGGTCTGTATCATGTGCCAAGTTCTTGCAGGAGGAAGGAGAGTATGCAAGAATGGAGTACCAGGAAGGCTTCAGAAAAatggaggagaagggattcaCAAAGCATCCGAGGAATGGCCAGAGGGCTGGAAGAAGCAGACGAGGGGCGTGTTTGGAAACTTCTGGAGGAAGGAGTTTcatgaaagaggaaatagagCTGAGTAATGGGTACACGGGGGTTCACTACTAATCAGTATGctgcttttgtgtatgtttgaaaacgCTCgtgataaaaagttaaaaaataaaatttaagagttAAAGAGGGTGGTTAAAGGATCATGCCTTCTATCCAAACGTGTGGTTGTGAGCACAGGCATCAGGCTGCTTGGActtgaatcccagctttgcctTCCTGGCCTGCTCAGTGACCTGAACCACCAAGGTAAGGCCCTGACCCAGTCTGGAGAGAAGTTAGGGACATTCCCCTGAGGCAGACGCCTCCTGGGCACCATCCAGTGGAAGAGGGGTGAGGAAAGCCCCCAGAGAGCTAGTCTGGGGTGCAGGGAAGTCAGCTGCAGTTTTGTGTTGCTGGAGCAGGGTTAGGGGTTGGCGGGGAGAGATGAGgcctgagaggcaggcagggctgggtcgCGCCGGGCTTGGGACTTCATTGTGAAAGAGGTGGgcagccactgaagggttttaagcaggagagtgacagGCCAGCTTAATATTTTCAACAGAGCACCCTAGTGGTGGAGTAGAGGCTGAACCTTTAGGAGGACAAGTGTGGAGGCAGGGATGATGGTTAGGAGGCGGATGCAGGTGTCCGGGTGGAATGCAGCGAAGCCCTGGACTAAGGCAGTGGGATGAGGGTGAAGGGGCAAGGACAGAGTTGAGAAATATTGAGGAGGTAAAATGACTTGGTGGTTGGTTGGATGTGTTgggtaaatgaaaagaaaatgccctctccccctcccctttctgcccCATGACTGCTGTTTCCCACATCCAGCCCAACTTtgtcttcccccacctcctctagACGCTCTCACCTGGCAGAGATAACCATTAGGTTGGGCTACGCAGGTGGCCCCGTGCTGGCAGGGCCTGGACTCACAGGGGTTCACCCTCTCCTGGCATATACTGCCTTGGAATCCAGGGGGACAGTGGCAGAAATGGGAGGGGCCGCTGTCGATGCAGATGCCTCCATTCTGGCACAGGGAAGAGACTTCTGTGCCTGGgaagagagacacacagggatTGATAAAGCTAAGTGGGGTGGAAGGATGCTCAGGGGCTCCAGACCGTGAGCAGGGAGGTCCATGGAGGGGCCACTGACATTCCTAGGGTGGGTGGAGGGCACTCAGAGCCTGAGGAGTCAGTAACTCTTGACCCCGAAGAGATTAAAACATCAAGTtcccaacatggatggacctagagattgtcatactgagtgaagtaattcagacagagaaagacaaatatcgtatgatattgcttatatgtggaatgtaaaaaaaagggtacaaatgaacttatctacaaaacggaaatagatttacagatgtagaaaacaaacttatggttacgagGGGGTAAGTGGGGGAAcgataaactgggagactgggactgacatatacacactgctctatataaagtagataactagggcttccctggtggcacagtggttaagaatccgcctgccagtgcaggggacacaggttcgagccctgggccgggaagatcccacatgccgtggagcaactaagcctgtgggccgcAATTGCGgagcctgcgctatagagcccacgagccacaactactga
This is a stretch of genomic DNA from Balaenoptera musculus isolate JJ_BM4_2016_0621 chromosome 11, mBalMus1.pri.v3, whole genome shotgun sequence. It encodes these proteins:
- the NOTCH4 gene encoding neurogenic locus notch homolog protein 4 isoform X3 produces the protein MQPPSLLLPLLLLLCRSVVQTRGLPCGSFPEPCANGGTCLSLSQGQETCQCAPGFLGETCQFPDPCQDAQLCQNGGSCQALLPTLPSSPSPPSPLAPSFFCTCPSGFTGDRCQAQLKDPCASFCSKMGRCHIQASGRPQCSCMPGWTGFTGPSCEVNPDDCVGHQCQNGGACQDGLGTYTCLCPEAWTGWDCSEDVDECEVQGLPRCSNGGTCQNSAGGFHCVCVSGWGGTGCKENLDDCVAATCAPGSTCIDRVGAFSCLCPPGRTGLLCHMEDMCLSQPCHQEAQCNTNPLRGSTFCVCQPGYTGPTCHQDLDECQMAQQGPSPCEHGGSCLNTPGSFECLCPPGYTGSRCEADHNECLSQPCHPGSTCLDLLATFQCLCPPGLEGQLCEVETDECASAPCLNEADCHDLLNGFRCVCRPGFTGSQCEEDINECRSSPCANGGQCQDQPGSFHCKCLPGFEGPRCQAEVDECLSGPCPTGASCLDLPGAFLCLCPSGFTGHLCEIPLCAPNLCQPKQRCQDPEEEAHCLCPSGSPGCAPAEDNCTCHHGHCQRSSCVCDVGWTGPECDTELGGCISTPCAHGGTCHPQPFGYNCTCATGYTGPTCSEELTACHSGPCLNGGSCSPSPEGYSCTCPPSHTGLRCQTSIDHCASAPCLHGGTCVNRPSASSCLCTTGFQGPRCEGRIRPSCADSPCRNRATCQDGPQGPRCLCPPGYTGGSCQTLMDSCAQKPCPHNSHCLQTGPSFQCLCLQGWTGPLCNLPLSSCQKAALSQGTEVSSLCQNGGICIDSGPSHFCHCPPGFQGSICQERVNPCESRPCQHGATCVAQPNGYLCQCTPGYSGQNCSKEPDACQSQPCHNHGTCTPKPGGFHCACPPGFVGLRCEGDVDECLDQPCHPTGTAACHSLANAFYCQCLPGHTGQRCEVELDPCQSQPCSHGGSCEATAGPPPGFTCHCPQGFEGPTCSHRAPSCGLHHCHHGGLCLPSPKPGFPPRCACLNGYGGPDCLTPPAPPGCGPPSPCLHNGSCSETPGLGGPGFRCSCPPSSPGPQCQRPGAKGCEGRSGDGACDAGCSGPGGNWDGGDCSLGVPDPWKGCPSHSRCWLLFRDGQCHPQCDSEECLFDGYDCETPPACTPAYDQYCRDHFHNGHCEKGCNTAECGWDGGDCRPEDGDSEWGPSLALLVVLSPSTLDQQLLALARVLSLTLRVGLWVRKDSDGRNMVYPYPGAQAEEELGGTLDPSHHERAAPQTQPTGKETDSLSTGFVVVMDVDLSRCGPDHPASRCPWDPGLLLRFLAAMAAVGALEPLLPGPLLAAHPRAGTEPPANQLPWPVLCSPVAGVLLLALGALLVLQLIRRKRREHGALWLPPGFTRRSQTQPVPRRRRPPLGEDSIGLKALKPEAEVDEDGVVMCSGPKEGEEADQVEEMASPSKCQLWPLSSDCQELPQAAMLTPPQDSEMDVPDVDTRGPDGVTPLMSAVCCGGVESRTYQETWLGSPEPWEPLLGGGACPQVHTVGTGETPLHLAARFSRPTAARRLLEAGADPNQPDRAGRTPLHTAVAADAREVCQLLLRSRQTAVDARTEDGTTALMLAARLAVEDLVEELIAAQADVGARDKWGKTALHWAAAVNNARAARSLLQAGADKDALDGREQTPLFLAAREGAMEVAQLLLGLGAARGLRDQAGLAPGDIARQRNHWDLLTLLEGAGPPEARHKATPGRGAGALQRARTASGSVPPRGGGAQPRCRTLSAGAYPQARTLSVDLAAHGGGAYSHCRSLSKGAGEGPPLRGRRFSAGMRGPPSNPAIVRGRSGVAAGGGGVASAVDWPCDWVALGACGPASNTPIPPPCLTPSPERGSPQVAWGPPAHQVIPLNAGGEGQK